One part of the Ignavibacteria bacterium genome encodes these proteins:
- the coaBC gene encoding bifunctional phosphopantothenoylcysteine decarboxylase/phosphopantothenate--cysteine ligase CoaBC — protein sequence MDSILSGKKVILGVTGGIAAYKSCLLARQLVKRGAEVRVIMTPSALEFITPLTFSTLTGNEVIVNVFPDTQKNGVSLRTWHIEYALWADLMIIAPATINTVAKIVHGFADNALTTVAAALRCPLIAAPAADVDMYNNKINQENLKKLKDLAYIVEPEEGFLASGLSGKGRMAEPEKVVDAAELVLAGFSRDLEGKRLLVTAGPTYEDIDPVRFIGNRSSGKMGFQIAKAASLRGAEVTLISGPSSEAAYPGIRCLKVRSASEMKKAVDENLTLNDILVMAAAVADYRPLNVAVNKIKKEESLKSIDLTKTDDILGSLEKGDKKIVGFALETDDEFKNAKNKLTKKNLDMIVLNSLKDKSAGFEFDTNKVTIITKEGKVKEYPLLSKFLTANYILSEISEL from the coding sequence ATGGACAGCATTCTTTCAGGGAAAAAGGTCATTTTGGGCGTTACGGGCGGGATTGCTGCTTACAAGTCCTGCCTTTTAGCCAGACAGTTAGTTAAGCGCGGAGCGGAAGTCAGGGTCATTATGACTCCTTCCGCTCTTGAATTTATTACCCCCCTTACATTTTCCACACTGACCGGGAACGAAGTTATTGTTAATGTTTTCCCGGATACACAAAAAAACGGCGTCAGCCTCAGGACCTGGCATATTGAATATGCCCTCTGGGCCGATCTTATGATCATTGCACCTGCAACCATAAACACTGTTGCTAAAATTGTGCACGGATTTGCCGATAATGCCCTTACGACCGTTGCAGCTGCCTTGAGGTGTCCTTTAATAGCTGCTCCCGCGGCGGACGTGGACATGTACAACAATAAAATTAATCAGGAAAACCTGAAAAAGTTGAAGGATCTTGCCTATATTGTGGAGCCGGAAGAAGGCTTTCTTGCAAGCGGCCTTTCAGGCAAGGGCAGAATGGCTGAACCGGAAAAGGTTGTGGATGCAGCTGAGCTCGTGCTGGCAGGCTTTTCAAGGGATCTTGAAGGAAAAAGGCTTCTCGTTACAGCAGGGCCGACTTATGAGGATATTGATCCCGTAAGATTCATAGGCAACCGCTCTTCGGGAAAGATGGGGTTTCAGATTGCAAAGGCCGCGAGCCTGAGGGGAGCCGAGGTAACGCTTATCTCGGGGCCAAGCTCAGAGGCAGCCTACCCGGGCATAAGATGCCTTAAGGTAAGAAGCGCTTCTGAGATGAAAAAAGCCGTGGATGAGAACCTTACGCTCAACGATATCCTCGTAATGGCCGCAGCAGTTGCAGATTACCGCCCTTTGAATGTAGCGGTAAATAAAATCAAGAAGGAAGAAAGCCTTAAGTCTATAGACCTTACAAAAACCGACGACATACTGGGCTCACTCGAAAAGGGTGATAAAAAAATAGTAGGCTTTGCCCTTGAAACCGACGACGAATTTAAGAACGCAAAGAATAAACTTACAAAGAAAAACCTGGATATGATTGTTTTGAATTCGTTAAAAGACAAAAGCGCGG
- a CDS encoding DNA-directed RNA polymerase subunit omega: protein MGIQPVDLRKLDEKTANTYEAVIVAAKEGRRINEETRLEYNSLVNTIPSKGIDDDSEDIENPDQLKISLEFEKRPKPHLHALNELLKGKVEYRYKS, encoded by the coding sequence ATGGGAATACAGCCTGTTGATTTGCGCAAACTTGATGAAAAAACAGCAAATACTTATGAAGCTGTAATTGTTGCTGCAAAAGAAGGAAGAAGAATAAACGAAGAAACCAGACTGGAATATAATTCCCTGGTTAATACCATACCTTCAAAAGGTATTGATGATGACAGTGAAGATATTGAAAACCCTGATCAGCTGAAGATTTCTCTGGAATTCGAAAAAAGACCCAAACCGCATCTTCATGCACTTAATGAACTGCTGAAGGGGAAAGTTGAATACCGTTATAAATCCTGA